A stretch of DNA from Sphingomonas ginkgonis:
GATGCTGTTGTCCTTGCAGCGATACGACTTGCTGGCGGTGATCGCCGGCGGCAGCGTCACCGGCGGCGCGTTCTTCAGCTCGTTCGCCATCGGGTCGGCAGGGCCGCCGGCGACGATGTTGTGGTCACTGCTGTTGTTGCAGCCGGCAAGCGCAGCGGATGCAGCAACGACGAGGAGGAGGGGGGTCCGAATCATGTTCGCCCCTTTGCGTCCGATCCGGGAGAGGTCAAGCGGCAATGAAAGACTCTCCCCTTGCATCGATGAACGGTGGCTCTAGTCTGACGACATGCGGTCCGACCCTGGCAGCACCATGCAGCGCATCCGGGCCGGGCTGACGGGGCTGGCCATCGTCTTCCTATTCGTGATGCTGGGAACCGCCATCAGCGGATCGAGCGAGAACAGCGCGGCGCCGACGCCGAACGTCGCCGGACCGGTCGCCGAGCCCAACGAGCCGCTGGCCGAGCTGGGCGTCGCGCCGGGCGAGACCTCGACCGACAACAGCAGCAAGAGCGCGGCCGGGAACGCGGCCGCCGGCAAGGGGCGCTAGGACCCCGAGTCCCGATGGTGTGAAGCCAAGCGGGGTCGATCTTCTTTCTGTTGCCGTGCCAAGGCGTTATGGTGGGGCGACCGAGCCGCCGGACGGAAGGGGCAAACCGTCTCAGCGAGGCCATGCCCGAGCAGCTTGCCAAGGCCTCGCAAACAGGCTCACGGACATTTGCGAACAGACTTATCCACAGAATGGTCCCGGCTGTACACGGGGTTTGAGGACGTCGCGGCCGCATCAAAGAACCAAGCAAATCCGCCAAAATCTACCAACCGGCATCAAATCCCCACGTAGGGCATGGAATCCCATTGCATCCCCACGGCGTCCCTGTTACCAACAGGCTCTAGCGCGGGGCATTCCTTCTTGATGTCAGGGGCGCGGAACGGACCGGCGTGAGTCGGGTGCTTCCGCGATCGGAAAGCCGCGCGCGCGAAAGGGACGCGGGTGGCACTCGAGCATCTGTTTCAGGGCAGTGCGCTGAACACGGTCGACGCCAAGGGGCGTGTGTCCGTGCCCGCCTTCCTGCGCCAGGTGATCGAACGTCGCGGCGACTCCCGCTCGATCGTCCTCGCCAAGCACGAACAGTTCGCCTGTCTCGGCGCCTATGATCCCGCCTATGCGGCGCTGAAGCACGCCAAGCTCGAGCGGCTCCTCGAAAAGGAGGAGACCAACGCCGACGCGCAGCTCGAGTATCAGCAGCGCAACCTGATGGCGTTCGCCGCCACGGAAGAAGTGCCCTACGATACGTCGGGCCGGATCGTCCTGCCGCCGATGATGCGGCGCAAGGGCGGGATCGCGGATCTCGCGCTTTTCCTCGGCACCGGCGAAACGTTTCAGATCTGGAATCCCAAGACCTTCCTCGAGGATCCCCGGATCCCCGAGGACATGAAGGACATCGCCCGGTACCGGCTCGAGGAGCGGGGGGTCGCATGACGAGTGCGGTCCCCACCCCCCAGCCTCATGTCCCGGTTCTGGTCGATGAAGTCGTCGACGCCCTCGCCATTGTCCCTGGCGAGACGGTCGTCGACGGCACCTTCGGGGCTGGCGGCTATACGCGCGCCATGCTCGGGGCGGGGGCGGGACGAGTGCTCGCTTTCGACCGCGACCCATCCGCCGTCGCGGCCGCAAGCGCACTCGTCCCGGACGTCCGCCTGACCCTGATCGAGGAACGGTTCAGCCAGATGGATCGAGCGTTGGCGGAGCGGGGGATCCACCACGTCGACGCGATCACGCTCGACATCGGCGTTTCTTCCATGCAGCTCGACCAGGCCGACCGCGGCTTCTCCTTCCGCGAGGATGGACCGCTCGACATGCGGATGAGCCAGGCCGGCGAGACCGCGGCCGAGTTCCTCAACCAGGCCGACGAGGCGGAGATCGCCCGCGTGATCCGCGACTATGGCGAGGAGCCGCGCGCCCG
This window harbors:
- a CDS encoding division/cell wall cluster transcriptional repressor MraZ produces the protein MALEHLFQGSALNTVDAKGRVSVPAFLRQVIERRGDSRSIVLAKHEQFACLGAYDPAYAALKHAKLERLLEKEETNADAQLEYQQRNLMAFAATEEVPYDTSGRIVLPPMMRRKGGIADLALFLGTGETFQIWNPKTFLEDPRIPEDMKDIARYRLEERGVA
- the rsmH gene encoding 16S rRNA (cytosine(1402)-N(4))-methyltransferase RsmH; translation: MTSAVPTPQPHVPVLVDEVVDALAIVPGETVVDGTFGAGGYTRAMLGAGAGRVLAFDRDPSAVAAASALVPDVRLTLIEERFSQMDRALAERGIHHVDAITLDIGVSSMQLDQADRGFSFREDGPLDMRMSQAGETAAEFLNQADEAEIARVIRDYGEEPRARAVARAIVAARPLTRTAELAAAVRKALGHHPGMKSDPATRTFQAIRIHLNAELEELEQGLRAAERLLVPGGRLAVVTFHSLEDRIVKRFLKERSGATPAGSRHRPLAAAGPSPSFEKVAKPVAPSDDELARNPRARSARLRSAVRTDAPAWDQSRVSPGGRR